Below is a window of Manis javanica isolate MJ-LG chromosome 2, MJ_LKY, whole genome shotgun sequence DNA.
cacaagTCTCACAGGCATCTCAAATTCAAGCCAAACAGTTTTCTTTGTCTACCCACCATTTCCAGACCTCTCTACCCCACTATGTTCGCCTCTACTATTCATCTCCTCAATAGGATTGGTGGCAATCCTAGccgcctaaccccgctgccttcTGACCTCATCCCTGTCTCCAGGAGCCTCCTAATCCACTCTCAGAACCCACACTGGCCTCTCTGCGCACCCATTCTCCACCTGCCACCAGAGTGACACTTCACAAAGGCAGGTCAGCTGCTGGCAATGCGTGGCTTAGAGCCCTCCAGTGTTTCCCCTGCCTTTAGGATCAAGTTTAAACCCCTTTCTAGGGTTCTTTCCTCGTGGCTGGCCCCACCTACTCTTCCACCTCTTCTCCTGCTCACCATGCTCCGGCTCCACAggcctttcttcattttctagaacTGCCTGGCACCTTCCCAGCTCAGGCTCTCTTTCTGTTTGGACTGCTCTTCAGGTGGCGCCATTACAAAGTAGTTGGCTGTGAAAGACGTACATCATCACGGAACTGAGGGAAGCAGAAGCTCCATTAGAAATGTTGAGAATTCTGTCCCTGAGAGCTGATTCTTCTAAAACCAAAACAttcctgaggaaagaaaaaagagcacaGGGCATCTGAGTTCCAGTGGGCTGGGGAGTAGCATATCCTGATAACTGCACCACCTCCACCCCACACAGCTGAAGCGAGGTTGAAGAGTCCTGCTGGGGCCCTCCTAAAAGGAGAAGCTAAGCCTGCAGGGGAGGCCAGCccgggccctggggtgggagtgcTGGCTTGGGGCTCACACGAGAAGGAGCAGCCCATGGTCTTGGCTGTGTGAACCTTTGCTCATTTCAGCCTTGCGGATTCTAATTAGTGCCTGCCAGAGGGAAACCGAACAGCTCTGCCCTAAACTGGATCTTTGGCCTGAATTGCAATAATTAAATTGAATTACTACCAAAagattctttattcattcagtgagcatttattgagggcctactatgtgaCAGGTAAATGCCCTAGACTTGGTGTGTCAACTGGATGCCATGTCCTAAATGTACTCTATGTATAGACAATGTACTCTAGTCTACCTTCCATACATTCTATAGGATATAAGGAATACTATACCTATATCTGTATATTTTATAGGATGTATTAAATGGTACACACTACAGTCTATATACAATGGGTAATATACACAATATATAGGTATTCTTCTATTAGCAGCACTTTCTCATAATAGGTATTTAGTAACtatatgctgaatgaatgaaaactatATTTACTCAACACCATGTTCTCTTCTGGCAGAGCaggccatcatttttttttttccaaccctTCCCCTTTTTCAGCCCTTTCTTTGAAGATAGTTGCCTTCTCTTCCCATGTGATCTGGCTTCTTTGGGACAGGTAATTTCACCGGCCCACCCAGGTCTGACCTCTAGGGTGCTCACATAGTACCCAGAGGGGAGTATGCACCAAGGTATGAAAGACAGCTCACAATGAATTCCAGGAATGTCACAGCTGCCCAGTGGGCTAGGAGGGAAGCCCACCATGCCTTCCAGAGCCATCCAGAGAAGCAGGCGGTCGGACAAGGGCTGGACGCGAACCTGCAGCATGCCCCATGGTTCCTGGCCTCTTGCTCTTGAGAGCAAAGTTCGAAGTCGCAGAACTGGGAAGGTGTTAGTGACAGAGTCTAGGGCAATTCACTCAGAAATCATAGCCCTACTCCCCAAACCAGCTAAGACCAGGCAGGGGCTCTGACTGCCCCTTAATTCTTAGTAGCAATTCTTAGTCCCCAGTTTTCCGGGCTGTCCGCGGCTCCATTGCTTTTGAAACAAGTGACCAGAAAGCTTGGGGTCTCTTCCCAAGCCCCTCGAGGACCCCCACCCGCCTCCCATTACCAGGCCGCCGCTCCAGCTGCCCCCCGGCCGCCTCGGGCCCACCGAGGGAGGGTGCGGGGGAGCGCAGGGAGGAGTGGGAGGGCTCAGGGCcgtgggaggaggaggtggggcaggggagggcctCGGAGCGGGAGAGGAGGGGCGCGCGGGCAGAGGGCGCGGCGGGAGCTCAGCCGCTCGCTGGGACGCGGGAGGGCGCGGGGACGCGATGCCGCCCGCGCCTCGCGGGGCTGGGCTGCGCCGCCGAGGCTGAGCCGCCTGCCCAGCGACCGCCGGGCGCGCACGCTGCGCGGGAGGATGGGCTGCGGCGGGAGCCGGGCCGATGCCATCGAGCCCCGCTACTACGAGAGCTGGACCCGCGAGACCGAGTCCACCTGGCTCACGTACACAGACTCGGACTCGCCGcccagcgccgccgccgcggacAGCGGCGCCGAGGCGGGCGGCCTGCACGCGGGTGAGTGCGCCGGCTCCTGCAGAGTCCAGGCGCTGGGAGGCTGGGGGCGCAGAAGAGAAGCGGGGCGGGAGCGGGCGCCAGGGCAGCTAGTGCTCCAGAGAATTCGGTGGGACGGGGAGGGagggcggtagacccggagactgACGGACCCAGGCCCCGGGAGCGGGCGCCACGAGCGACCCCTGCGGAAGGCTGGGCTGGCCCCCGAAGCGCGGGGAGCCCAGCACTCGCTTGCCTGCTGCAGGGCGGGCTCAGGGCTGGACTGATGGGGTGGGGCGACCGCGCACCTGGCGCGCACACCTCTCCCtccgcccgccccgcccctggTCCGTGTGGGTTCGCGTCCGACCCTTGTCCGTTTCCTGCTCCAGCCGCCTGTGTGCCCACCTCTCCATCCACCGGCCATCTGGCCCCTCTCCCCCTTGATTTAGAGACGCTGCGCCTGACCCCGGTGAAGTCTTCCTCGccattctccctttctccctgctgGGAAGGAGTTTCCTCGCGGGCTTTGAAAACCAAAATCCTAGTCTAGGGCAAAATGAACGCTCTCACCCCATCACTAGTTCTGCACTTCAGCTTACTTTTCCATTTGTGTTTTCATAGTTAGGACTTCCCTCCCTACCCCAGCGGGCCTCTATGCTTATATGAGGCAGGGCATGAAAGTGGGCTATGACTATCAATTAAATACTCTTACGGTTTCCCCTCTGGCAGAAATCTAATAGGAGCATATGCAGAGAACTTTCTGGTCTGCTCACAAATCaggattttattttgtaaagcAGACACTAATAATCGTAGAGATGGAAATAGATTAACTGTTGCCACAGACTGGCCTTTAATCATAAAGGTGTTggtgtaaaaggaaaaaaacttcaCTGCTTACTGTATGGATGTTGTCAAAGCCAGATCAATATttggatgaaaatgttttaactgTTTCCTGACCCCTTTATGTTGTCATTtttgaataatgaaataaaaaatagaaaatgaggcaAATTTGAATTATAATGTGTATTATAAGGGGAAAAGAATGTGAACTACTCTTAAAAGATCAGTAATCCTAAATCCATGCCCCCTAAATAAGAGCTGTCACTTTCAGTGTTTCCATCTTTTAGGACCAAAGTTGTCTCTTTTTTCTCATAGACTTTGTGATTCCCCTTTTTCAAAGAGAGAACTGTCAGGGAAAACTGTGCAAGGCATAACACTGTATTTGTCTGCAATTTTTCAGACTCACAGAGGTGATCAAATGGTTATTCTGTGTTGCTGATGCTTTCAGCAAGTTTCCAAATAATGTGTTGGCCCAATTCAGTGTCAGAATGATAAGACATAAGCCTTCAAATAGGACCTGGAAAATGTTAGATCTACCAGCATTTCCCAAGGAGGTGTGGTATTTCTCAGCAGAGAGTCAAAGGCCAGAGCTGCACTCCAAGAAAACAGGGTTAAAAAAATATAGTGTGAAAAGGAACAAAGGACAGCTTCAGGGAATGGTAGCCTTGGTGACTGGGAGtatatttgtgtgcatgtgtgtgtgtgtatgtacttaTGCATGGGTGTGAGAGTTATGGGATGGCTAAATTGGTACATATGTATCCATTAccaatgtttattcatttatcactGTGTCATTCTGGGTCATATTCCGTCATGCATCCTGAGATCTGGTTCCTGTAACAGGTGGGGCCTGGGATTCAAGCATGCTCATTTGCTGTTCCTTGCCAAACATGGGACAGCCCTGCCAGGCAGGTGGTCCTGAAGACCGGCTTGTTCATAGAAGAGGCTCAGCTCCAGTCTCAGGGGCATCTTAAAATTGGCAAGACTCTTAGATGGGAAGGATCATTTCAATTGCCTAGAAATTTCCATCAGCCTCAGTGTAGAGGCTGCAGATCAAGATGGAATCATGGCTTCTTCCCATGGAGCGATTGGTATTCCTTAGAGCCTTTAAAAAGTGACTGGATTCCTGTGGGTTTTTCAGACTGGAACCCCTAATATCTTTAGTTGGAAGGGGTCATCCAAAGAAGCTGCAAGTCCCCTGTGTTTCCACTGCCTAGGGAGATGAGCCAGGACTCTTTATCCTTTTCTCCCTCCATGCCCTCCCTGCCTCACCACCCCTGCCAGAGCTCCCCCTGTGAATTCAGTCCCTAGCTTTGGGGGCAGCTAATGGCCCACAGTGATTGAGTTGGGGTAGGAAGTCAGAAtgccatcttttcctcttttcatcaATTCTTTCCTGATGGAGGACAAAAGGAAAGGCTGAATTCAGGAAAGTCTAGATCGTACAGTCACAAAAATGGCTTCATTAGTAGCATCTAGACCTGGAGAGGGTCTCTGGAGGTCACCTACGCAGGGCAGGTGGGACTCAGTAAATTGCCCTGATCTGGACATTTGCTCAACCACTTCACAGCTCATATTTACCTGCAGTTTTCTCGGTCTTCACTAGTTCTTTCTTTGTAGGCCCCTGGTCGTTCTCCTT
It encodes the following:
- the BAALC gene encoding brain and acute leukemia cytoplasmic protein isoform X6, with the translated sequence MGCGGSRADAIEPRYYESWTRETESTWLTYTDSDSPPSAAAADSGAEAGGLHAVTNIVLTTLYALPYLILTKTL
- the BAALC gene encoding brain and acute leukemia cytoplasmic protein isoform X4, encoding MGCGGSRADAIEPRYYESWTRETESTWLTYTDSDSPPSAAAADSGAEAGGLHAALSMRLAPSENPQMLKEMLSECLQKKSPLMLRTASDRWTGVEESQRTASTS
- the BAALC gene encoding brain and acute leukemia cytoplasmic protein isoform X8; the encoded protein is MGCGGSRADAIEPRYYESWTRETESTWLTYTDSDSPPSAAAADSGAEAGGLHAG
- the BAALC gene encoding brain and acute leukemia cytoplasmic protein isoform X5 encodes the protein MGCGGSRADAIEPRYYESWTRETESTWLTYTDSDSPPSAAAADSGAEAGGLHAGGHEGFSTTATELRAASILFQHRGWG
- the BAALC gene encoding brain and acute leukemia cytoplasmic protein isoform X7, with protein sequence MGCGGSRADAIEPRYYESWTRETESTWLTYTDSDSPPSAAAADSGAEAGGLHAGLPTPLQRR